The region CCGGGCCGAAGTCCGCGACACCTTCCGGATTCCGAAGGTGGGCACGGTTGCCGGATGCTATGTCCAGGACGGCATCATCAAGCGCGACTCCGAAGTCCGGCTGCTGCGCGACAACGTGGTCGTCTTCAAGGGCAAGGTTTCCTCGCTGCGTCGCTTCAAGGAAGATGTCAGCGAAGTGCGCAATGGCCTGGAGTGCGGCATCTCGATTCAGAATTACGGCGACGTCAAGGTCGGGGACGTGATCGAGGCGTTCGCCACCGAACGCGTCGCCGCCGAACTGACGGCATAGTTTTGTATCGAGACCAGATCGGGTAGGGCACGAGTTTAGCCGTGCCACTCGCAGCCCTTGATGTTTTTCATTCCGAGGGGCTTTAGCCCCGAGGAATCTGCTTTTCAGGATCGTTACGCGACGGCCCGGTCCCGATCGCGGTCGCCACGAACCGTGATTGCATTTCTAACTCTCGAGCTTCGCATCGAAGCCGCGCACTCCCTCAAGGACAAGCGTCAGGTTGTGCGCAGTCTCAAGGACAGGCTGCGCGCCGGTTTCAATGTCGCGGTGGCAGAATTGGAGCAAAACGATCTTTGGCAGCGCGCCACCATCGGCGTGGTCAGCATCTCCAGCTCACGCGATTACCTCCGCGGCCTGCTGGAGAACGTGGAGCGCTCCGCCACAAGAATTGCCAATAACGCGGGAGCGGAAGTCACCGATTCTTTCATCGAATACTTCTAGCGGTCAGCCTTCGGCAACACGCTGAAAGTAAACGGCTGAATGCTGATAGCTGATGGCTGAAAGCTGCTTTATGGAAAGACGCAACGCCCAACATCACTATGACCGTCTCGGGGAAACCCTTCGCGAGGAAATCTCCGCCATGATCGAGGGCGAACTCACCGACCCGCGCATCGGCCTGGCCACCGTCACCGAGGTCAAGATGTCGCCCGACGGCAAGGCCGCGCACATTTCCGTCAGCGTCTCGGGGGACGACAAGGAAATTGAGCAGACGCTGCTCGGGCTTAACGCAGCCCGCAGTTACATTCGCCGCCAGCTTTTGGACCGTTTAAGGATTCGTCATGCGCCCGATTTGTTTTTTCATCTGGACAGGTCGCAACAGTACGAGACTAGAATTGACGAGCTACTGCGGCGCGTGAAGAAGCGGAGCCAATGACGCGCCGTGTGCGGAACAACCGGAAAGTCGCAATTTTCTCTTCAGAGAAGAGATGGGAGACACGCTCAACGCGATTCTGCAGGAAATCGGACGGCGGAACCGCTTTGTCCTCACCTCCCATGCGCGTCCCGACGGTGACGCGATCGGCTCCGTGCTCGCTTGCTGCGAAATCCTTAAGCGCATGGGCAAGCAGGCTGAGGTCGTGCTCAACGGCGCCGTCCCGCACATCTATCGGCCGCTTCCGTTCGCCGACGCGGTCATCAACGCGAAGAGCATCAACGGCCACTTCGAAGCCGCCATTGTCCTGGAGTGCGACAGCATCCAGCGCACTGCCTTACAGGGTCTGGAGACGCAGTTCCTGATCAACATTGACCACCACATTAGCGGAAGGCCGTTCGCGAACATCAACTGGATCGATCCCAGCGCCTGCGCCACCGCCGAGATGATCTACCGGCTGGCCCAGGAAGCCGGAGTTCCCATCTGTCCCAACGTCGCCACTTGCCTGTACACCGCTGTGCTCACCGATACCGGCGCGTTTTGCTTCGTCGGCACCAGCGAGCGGACATTCGTGCTGGCCCAGGAACTGGTGCGCGCCGGCGCCGATCCGGCCCGCATCGCGCAAAACGTTTATTTTTCCATGCCGACATCGAAGATGCGCCTGCTCGGGGCCGCCCTTTCCGGTCTGCACCGCGATTCCGACCTGGCATGGATGGCGGTGAATCGTGAGCAGATGGAGCGTTGCGGCGCCCGCGACGAAGACTGCGAAGGGCTGGTGAACTACGCGCTTGGAATTGAGGGCGTCGAGGTGGCGGTCTTCTTTCGTGAGCTGGCCGACCGGCGATGGCGGGTCAGCCTGCGCAGCAAAGGCGCAGTGGATGTTTCCAACGTCGCTTCACGCTTTGGCGGCGGCGGGCACTTTTGCGCCAGCGGCTGTGCCCTCGAAGGCCCCGTCTCGGTTGCCGCCGAACGCATTCTGGCACAACTGCGGCTGCAACGGAGAACGAGCGGTTCAGACACTAAACTAAGTCGAATTGACGAACAGACCTGATCTATTTCGTGCGCGTGCGGTACTCGTGCCTCTTTGCTAATAGCTGACAGCTGATAGTTGACAGCTAGTGGTTCTGCCCCGCCTCCGCCGTCTTTAGCTTCTGCAGATTCACCAGCAGCTCCTTCCAATCATCAGGCCGCCGCTTCGTGTCCAGAGGTGCACTGAGGTCACCATAGAATTGGAGGATGTTCGCCCGCAGGTCCGGAGTTAAATGGTCAAAATTTCGCGCTGCGAGCTTGTGCACCAGCATCGCGTATGCCCCATCGGTAAGGGAGTACTCGCCCGGCGTGGTCGGCTTGCCAGTGTCGAAATCGCGATTTTCCAGGTGCAGCTTGCCCGCTTGCGCATCCTTAAGAGCGGCGATCATGTGCTCCACGGTGTCACCCACGCTCTTCAGGTACAGGTTCTCGGTTTCCGGGGTGGGATCGGTGATCTTGGCCGCCCGGAGCCACCAGACTTTGGGCAGCAGCTTGACAAAGAACGCGACCAGGCGCGCGCCGAACCCGATGTGCTGGTAATTGCCGCCCCAGTCACGCTCGTACTGAGAGCGCGATAGGTAGTACAAGAATTTCTTCTTCGACAAAGTCGGATCTTCCTGCATCATGCGCTGTCGCCGCGTCACCAGGGCGGCCTTGGTCAAAGTCGGGATCGTTTTGCTAACCGCCCGCCGGTAGCTGCCAATGGTGCGGTCCTCATTGTTGAAGATGTCGGTCAGTTCGAGGCCGAACGTATCGACGAACGCGCGCTCCAGCAGCGGTTTTGCCACTTCAAAGCCGATGAAATCGTGATAAGCATCGGAGGTATAACGGTTCTTCGCCACCTGCACCACGTCAAAGCCGAACTCGGTCCGGATGTGCTCCTTGGGGTCCTCGGCATAGGTAACCAGGGAACCGTACTTTCGCTGTAGTTTGGGAAAGCGGATGGCGACCGCCTGGTTCACCGCCGGATGTCCCCACACGTCGGAGACGTAATGGCTGAGCGCTCCCAGGGCAAACGCGTACTCATCGATGTCCTGCGAGTCCTTGAGCAGGTACATGATGAAATCGCCGCTGCGGACGTAATGCGTGATGTCACTGAACTGCTTGTTGCCGAAAGGATAGTAGCCCATGTCCTGGATGAGGCAGCCGCCGTAGGCGTGGGCGTGCGCGCGCCGCAACTGTTCTTCGTTCGCCCCCGGAAAACGCTTGAGCAGCATGGGGCGGATATGGTCCAGCCACACCAGGTCCACGATCTGTTCGTGGGTGAGCACGGAGTAGGCATTGCTGATTCCAGTCGCAGCCAGCAGCAGAAACAATACTGACACGGCGCGAAAAAGGGGTTTACGCACGCGACCTCCCGAGTGAAACAGGCACTGGTACTTGGATGCGTTCTGGCGCGCTCGCAAATGCGTCCGGGAACCGATGCATGGTTAAAATGGTGGCAATGACCAGTGATGCAGGCGGCGAGCACCTCACCGAGGCGGGTGTCGTTGCTCCAGGACGCTCTCGAGGCCGTGCGTGGAGCGAAGTAGCGACGCTGGCAGGATTTTGCGCCTACCTTTTTTTCTACGGCTTGGGAAGCTTTGGGCTAGTCGGCGCCGACGAGCCGCGCTATGCCCAGATTGCACGCGAGATGCTCGCCCGCCACGACTGGATCACGCCCATGCTGAACGGCGTCCCGTGGCTGGAAAAGCCGGCGCTGTATTACTGGAGCGCCATCTTCTCCTTCAAACTTTTCGGGGTAAGCGACTGGGCGGCGCGCGTTCCTTCTGCCGCTTTCGCAACCGCAATGGTTGCGGTGATCTACGGATACATGCGGCGATTCCGGGATTCGGCACTCGATGCGGCGCTGATTGCGGCCTCGTTTGCAGCGGTAATCGGATTTGGCCGCGGGGCGTCTACCGACATGCCCTTGGCCGCGACCATGACAATCGGAATGCTGGCGTGGTTCGCCTGGTGGGAAACCGGGCACAGGCTTTGGCTGGCTGGTTTCTACGCGATGATCGCGCTGGGAACGCTGGCGAAAGGCCCAGTAGCGCCCGCGCTGTCAGGCGCAACCATCGTCCTTTTCGCGTTTCTGTGCGGCAGGTCGTGGCCCGAACACGCCTCGGAGACCCGCGCCACGGGTTTCCGGCTCATCGCGAAGACGCTGTGGATTCCCGGCGTGCTGCTGTTCTTCGCCATCGCATTGCCATGGTACTTCGCAGTGCAGCGGACGACGCACCAATTCTTCCAGGTATTCATTCTGCAACACAACCTGGAGCGCTTCGGGACCAACCTTTACCGCCACCAGCAGCCCTACTGGTATTACTTGCCGGTTTTTCTACTCGGCGTGTTGCCGTGGACGGTGTGCGTGATTGCGGCGATAGTAAACGCGCTGCGCCAGCTGCGTCGCGGCGCATATCCAGAGCTTGTCACGACGAGCGCAGCGAGGGATCCGGGGTTTCATTCCACCGGCCGCGAACGCGCCTGGCGCGTCTTCCTGCTGCTCTGGATTGCGGTTCCGCTCGCCGTGTTCACCATCTCGCGATCGAAGCTGCCGGGATACATTCTGCCGTCGATTCCCCCGAGCGCGCTGCTGGTGGCGGACTGGCTGAGGGCAAGGTCGCAGGAGCGCGCGTCTGCCTGGCTGCTGGCTGCGCACTCTGTGATCTGCGGGCTGCTGCTGGGCGGCACGTTGCTGGCGCCGTACTTCATCGTGCGGACGCATCCGCCGGCGCTGGCGATTACGATTGCCGGCATCGCGGCGGCCGTAATTGCGTTCGCCATGGTGCTGACGCTGCGTTGGCAAGTTTTGCGCGTCTTGCGCTTCGTGACCCTGGTTCCAGTGGTACTCGGGCTGGCATTCGTCCTGCGGTTGAGCGCGCCTCTCGTCGATCGAACACAATCGTCGCGACCAGTGGCCGAGGAATTGGCGCGCCTCGGTGCGAGCGGGCCGCAGCTCGCAGCCTTCAACATCACACGTGAGACGGAGTACGGGCTCGACTTCTACCGCAACCAGCCGGTGAAGCGTTATGAGCGCGGCGAGGTTCCAGCCGCCGACCACCTGCTGATTGCGCGCTCCGGCTCGGAGCCGCAACTGGACGCGTTTCTTGCGGGCCGCAGGCTATCGCACGTCGGCAGTTTCGCGGCGCAGAAGCTGGAAATCTACTGGGTTTCGGCAGGAACGGTGCATCATCATCATGACGAATGACCTTAGCCACCGAGGTCACACACCAGACGGACAAATTGTCCGTGTCCTCCGTGGCGAGATGCCCGATGAAAGTTCCCCATGACTGGAACGGTTCCCGGGTTTGCGCGATTCCAGCTACCCGTCTAGACTTCCACGTTGCGCAACCGCGGTGGATGCGGCTTGGAATAGCGAGCGTTACCGGATAGCAGTGTGGAGATCCTCGACCTCAGGCACTTTTCGTCAGCCGACCTTCGTCCGCTGCTGGATGAAGAAGCGAAGCTGTGGTCCAAGCTGCTGGCGTGGGACTACGGCAGTTCGACGGAGATGATCCTGCGCTACATCGACGCGCGCATCCTGCCGGGTTACGCCGCGCTGGAGAAGGGACGCATCTGTGGGTATTCGTTCTTCGTCTACGAGGGCAGCAAGGGAGTGATCGGTGACTTGTTTGTCGAGGGTGACAACGGTCGCTATAGCACGCCCTCGGAGCATCCGGTGGAAACGCGGCTGCTGGCGCATGTGATCGAGACGCTGCAGCAGTCGCCGGGAATTCATCGCATCGAGGCGCAACTGCTGATGCATCCGACGGGCGCGGTAGCGCGGCCCTTTCAGGAAGACGGTTTCCGCCGCCACCCGCGATTGTTCATGGTATTGCCGGTGGCCGCCAACGGAAAGAACGGGCAGGGCAAGCCGCCGGCCGCGCCCGGAGGCTTCGAGATCCGGCGCTGGAGCGAGCAGGATTACCAGTCGGCCGCAGCCGTCATCACGGCAGCGTACCGCGGTCACATCGATTCGGAGATCAACGACCAATACCGCACCGTGGCCGGCTCGCTGCGCTTCCTGAACAACATCGTGCGCTTTCCCGGCTGCGGGCAGTTCGATGCCGGTTCGTCGTTTGTCGCGTATCATCGCGCATCGCGCACGCCGGTGGGTTTGATCCTGTGCTCGCGGGTGAAAAACGACGTGGGCCACATCACGCAGGTGTGTGTGTTGCCGGAACATCGCGGCAAGGGAGTGGGCGAGGCGCTGCTGGCGGCGAACCTGCAGGACCTGAAACGTCGCCGTTTTTCCATGCTCTCGCTGACGGTAACGGAGGCCAATAAATCGGCGGTGGAACTCTATAAGCGGCTGGGGTACCACATCGAACGGGTCTTTGACGCCTTTGTTTGGGAAGGATGACCGAATGCCGAATTAGAATCGAAGAATTTCACTGCCCAATTCTGCGGTTCCGCAATTCTGCAATTCGTCAATGCCGCAACAGCCACATCGCCCAGCCGGCGGCGATCACGCCCGCAACAAACAAGCTGAAGCAGTAAGCGCCGTAGCGCACCATTTCGCGCGGCGTGTTGCGCTGGGTGATGCCGAACACGATCGAGGCAAAAACAGCGAACAGCAGGGCGGCGGAGAAATGGGACAGGTGCAGGGTCATTGCTTCTTCCCGATCGCGATGTGGTAAGCGTCCACCGCGCTGATGATGTTGAGCAGCCCGGCTACGATCAGGTACTTGGTGCCGTAATCGGCGGTGGCGCGGGCGATGTTGCCGGTGCCGTAATCGAGTCCCTTGCTGACGATGTAGAGCGATCCGGCGCCGACGTCGCCGATGAAGCCTAGCACGTCGAGGATGTCGCCCGTGTTCGGCGCGTAGAGCTTGCCTTCCATCAGCAGGCCGATCACGAACATGGCGAGCACCGAAACCATCAGCAGCAGACCGCGGATCCAGCGCTTTTGCAGCAGGTGCCCGGCGCCCGGAATGAGCCAGCCGAGTGCGGGCGCGACCACCGCCATCACCGTGTTGGGTTCGGCGACGGAGCCGGAGCGCTCGACATCGGGTTTGCTGGCGGCCATCAGATGATCACCAACTCGCGCTGGATTTTGCCGGTTACGTCGGCTTTGCCCTGGCGCACCATCACATTGACTTCGCTGCGCACGCCGAAATCGGGGAGATAAATTCCCGGTTCCACCGAAAAGCAGGTGTTGGGCAGGATCTGGCGCTCGTCGTGAATTTCCAGGTTATCCATGTTGGCGCCGTTGCCGTGGACCTCGGTGGCAATGGAGTGGCCGGTGCGATGGATGAAGTAGCGCCCGTAGCCGGCATTTTCAATCACGTCGCGCGTCGCCTTGTCCACTTCCCATCCGGCAATTTTCTGCCCCGCGGAAATTGCCGTCTTCACCTTCTCGACCCCGGCATCGCGCGCTTTCTTCACCACTTCGAACACCTCGCGCTGCTTGTCCGAGGCTGCCTTGCCGACAAAGCCCATCCAGGTGATGTCGTAATAGACAGCGCCGGGCTTGTTCTGCTTGGCCCAGACATCGAGCAGGACAAGGTCGCCTTCGCGAATCGCCGAATGATGCTCCGCCGACGGACCATAATGCGGATTGCTGGCGTTGGAGTTCACGGCCACGATGGGCAGGTCGTCGGTCACCAGATCCTCGCGCTGGAAACCCTCCGCGAAGAACTTCTGGATATCGAATTCGTTGGTGCCGCCGTTGCGCACGCGGCGCCCGATCTCCTGGAAGGCGGCGGCGGTAATGGCGTCGACCTTCTTGCCGGCGGCAAAGTGCGATTCGATCTGCTCGTCGGTGAAGGTCGCTTCGAAGCGCGAGACCAGGTCGGCGGAGCTGACAATGTTCTTGTCGAAGCTCCGCACCAGTTCCACCGTGCCGGCGTCCACGAGCGAGACGGTGAACACGATGTTATTAGGCGAGTACTGCATGGCGATAGTGCGGTACGGCGCCAGCATGGACTTCAGGTTTTCGAACAGTTCCTGCCAGCCGGAATACTCGCGCTTGGTGCCGGGCAGGGAATCGAGATGGCCGGCCTCAATGCGGTGAACCAGCTTGCGCGGTTCGCCCTGGGCCGGCACAACGTAATACCAGCGGCGCGTCACCATCAGGTGCTCGGGCAGGCCGAGGACGCGATACGCGATGCCGTCGCGATGGTGGTGGTCGTAAAAGAGCCACGCGTCGATCTTCTGCTCGCGCAGGGCGGCCTGAATGGCGGAGAGGTTCATGAGCGAATCTCCATTGTAGCGGACAGCGCGAAGTTTTCGCGAGTCGGCGAGGTGACGAAAGAGCCGGGCCCGCGAACACCGGCCGCGCGCAGCGCGATCACGATTTACCCGGCAAAAGTCGCTCGAGTTCTTGAATTGCCTGGTCGGAGGGGCGCAGGAGGCCGGCGGATTCCACGGCGCCGAGTTGGTGCTCGAAGGCCGGGACGAACGGCGGGCGGTGTTCAAACATCATGCGCTTGAGTGCTTCCAAATGCAGGGTGAGTTGGCGGATTTGTCTTTGCTGAGAGAGGAGGACTTGGTAGACCTGAGTTTCATTCATAGAATTCCTGATGAACCGGTGCGTACTTTGGTTTGGGACCGGTATTTATTGCTGTTACGGGCCGGCTGCTCCTTTAGCCAGCACCTTGGCTTTGATTTTCGGTTCCAGCGTCTCGCAGGCGGTACGCAGCACAAGCCGGGGCGAACGTGCACGCAGCTTCATCAGCAATTTGACCGCATGAGCGGGGTCGAACTTGGCATACTCGCGCAGCAGCCAGCCCAGCCCCTTCTGCACCATGTCATCCTCGTCCTCGAGGAGCATTTCGGAAAGGCGGGCAATCTCCTGGTGGAACATGCGCCGGCGGGCGCCGCGGATGAGGGCGACCGCGGAAGCGCGACGCCGCCAACGGTTGCGCGAGCGCGCCCATTGCAAGACGAAACGGGCACGCGCCGGCTGGTTGGCGATCATGGGACCGATCAAGTAATGGATCAGCGCATCGTGTTCCGCCCAACTGGACACACGATCCAGCCACTGATCGAAGAGGCGGAACTGTCGTGGACCGCAATCGGACACGGACTTTTCCAAAAGCATCACCGCCATGACTTTTTCTTCCAGCACGCGTCCACGATACAGCCGGTCGGCCACGGAGACCAGGTAGTCGAGCCCGTGCTCCTTCAAGAGCACGCGATGAAAGCGGTAGGCGACCCGGCGAAGCTCGGCGGTGTACCAGCCACGGGAGGCAACCTCCTCCTTGAAGAATCGTTGCACCTCTTCGGAATGGGGCGCGGAAGCTCCGTCCACGAGCACGCGGCGGATGTGGGCAGCCATGTACGAGGGCGACTTCACGCAAAGCATTATGCCAGACCATTTGCACGCGATTGGGCGCGGACAGTATCTGCTCGGACGCGCTTGCCGCAGACGCATATAGTAAGGACGTCACTTGGGTTGAATTCACGTCAGGAGTGCTCATGGTTTCTCGCCGTGAAGTGATGAGATTGGGCGCTGTGGCCGCGGGCGCGACGTTGTTGCCGGTGGAGCCTCGGGCGGACGAGACAACAACCCAACCCGCATCCATACAGGCGCTGAAGTCGATGAAAGACCAGGTTCGTCCGATCACGGCCGACGAGCGCCGGCTGCGCATTGAGCGCGCGCGGGCGCTGATGGCTGCAAACAAGCTTGACGCCATCTTCATGATCGGAGGCAGCTCGCTGGTTTATTTCGCCGGCGTGAGCTGGTGGAACAGCGAGCGGCTGGGAGCTTTGATCCTGCCGGCGAAGGGCGAACCCTTGTTTGTCGCCCCGGCGTTTGAGGAAGAAAGACTGCGCGAACAGCTTTCCAAAGGACCGTTCTCCGGCAAAACGACCGACGTCCGGACATGGCAAGAGGACGAAGATCCGTATCGGCTGGTGGCGCAGGGGCTCAGGGATCGTGGTCTTTCCTCGGGTACGCTGGGCATGGAGGAGCGGGTCACGTTCGTGTTCAGCAACGGCGTGGCGCAGGCAGTTCCGGCGCTGAAGATCGTAAGCGCGACGCCGGTCAGCGCCGGTTGCCGGATGGTGAAATCGGCGCACGAGCTGGAGCTGATGAAGGTGGCCAACCAGGCGACCTGGACGGTGTACCGCGCCGTTTACCAGGCGATGAAGCCGGGAATGACGCAGCATGACGTCGGCGCGCTGATCGCGGCCGCCTACGGCAGGATTGGGTTTCGCGGAGATGCCTTCGTCCAGGTGGGCGAGTACACCGCGCTGCCGCATGGCTCGATCACGCCGCAGGTAATCGGGGAAGGCACGCCCATCCTCATCGACGGCGGATGCAAGGTAGAAGGATACGAATCGGACATCACCCGCACCTGGGTGCTCGGCAAAGCCACCGACAAGCAGAAACGCGTGTTCGAGATCGTGCAGCGCGCTCAGCAGGCGGCGCTCGCGGCAGCCAAACCCGGCCTGGCTTGCGAGGCCGTGGACGCGGCCGCGCGCAGGCTGATTACCGGCGCCGGTTATGGTCCCGAGTACAAGTTCTTCACCCACCGCCTGGGACACGGCATCGGCCTGGATGGCCATGAGTGGCCGTACCTGGTGCGCGGCAACGCTCTGCCGATGGTTGCCGGCATGTCGTTCAGCGACGAGCCCGGCATCTACATTCGCGGTGAATTCGGCGTGCGGCTGGAGGACGACATGCACATCACGGAAAACGGGGCGGAGCTGTTTTCCACGCCGAGTCCTTCGATCGAGCGACCCTTTGGATAGACGGTCCGTTCTGTTCCGTTCCACCGGATTCCAAGGCGGGAAGCGCAAGTAACGGCGCTTTTGCCGCGAGTCTGCATTATCAAACTCATCACTACACTACTGACGAACCAACCACTTGCTTTGACCCATCGCTTCACGATGAGTATGATGTCCGGCGCTGAATTCCTCGTCCACGGGGACGATTGTTAGGTCCTGGACTCATTGCTGATCAAGGCTTCAAGGAGGAATTGGATATGGCGAAAAAGCGCACTGGGGGCGTTACCCGAAGAGATTTCCTGAAGACCACCGGCGCCGCGGCCATGGTCGCCGGAGCGGGCCCATATTTTCTGTTTCCGGAAAGAGCACAAGCGCAGCAGAAGACACTGAAAATCGCGCAGTGGAGCCATTTTGTTCCTGATTACGACAAGTGGTTTGACAACGAATACACCAAGGCGTGGGGACAGAAAAACAACACGAATGTGGTCGTGGACCACATCAATCTGAATGAGTTGCCGGCGCGCGCCGCCGCCGAAGTTTCCGCCAAGAAAGGGCACGACTTGTTCATGATGCTGTCGCCGCCGGCGAAATTTAAGGACCAGGTCATCGACATGTCCCATGTGTACCAGGAATGTGAGAAGAAGCACGGCAAGAAAATCGACCTGGCTCACAAATCCACCTACGATCCGAAGACCAAGAAGTATTTCGCCTTCACCGACTCCTATGTTCCCGATCCCGGGAATTGGTACAAGGAGTGGTGGGCGGAGGCAGGCTATCCCAACGGTCCCGATAGCTACGACGACCTCCGGGCTGGGGCGAAAAAAATCCGCGACAAGCGGGGGAATCCGTGCGGGCTGGGGCTTGCCCAGGAACTCGACACCAGCATGGCGATGCGCGCCATTCTGTGGTCCTTCGGCGGCGCCGAGCAGGACGAGCACGGCAATGTCACCATCAATTCCAAAGCGACTGTCGAAGCGGTGAAGTACATGAAGGCGCTCTACCAGGAATCGGAGACGCCGGAAGTCTTCACCTGGGATCCATCGTCCAACAATCGCGCCATGCTGGCCGGCAAGACGTCGTATGTGGCCAATGCCATCTCCATCACGCGCCAAGCCGAACGCGAGCACAACCCTATCTCCAGCCACATCATGATCTCCAAGGCGCTGAAGGGGCCAGCGAAGCGCCTGGCCTGTGAGCACGTGATGGACTGCTACGTGATCTGGAACTTCGCGGACAACAAGGACGGCGCACAAAAGTTCCTGATCGACTACATCGACAACTTCAAGACGGCTTTTGAAGCCAGCAAGTGGTACAACTTTCCCTGCTTCGCCTCGACCGTTCCCGATATCAAGAAGATCGTGCTGAACGATCCCGCAGCCGATCCGCCGGATAAATATAAGGTCCTGGCCGACGTGCTAGACTGGGCCACCAACG is a window of Terriglobales bacterium DNA encoding:
- a CDS encoding bifunctional oligoribonuclease/PAP phosphatase NrnA; translation: MGDTLNAILQEIGRRNRFVLTSHARPDGDAIGSVLACCEILKRMGKQAEVVLNGAVPHIYRPLPFADAVINAKSINGHFEAAIVLECDSIQRTALQGLETQFLINIDHHISGRPFANINWIDPSACATAEMIYRLAQEAGVPICPNVATCLYTAVLTDTGAFCFVGTSERTFVLAQELVRAGADPARIAQNVYFSMPTSKMRLLGAALSGLHRDSDLAWMAVNREQMERCGARDEDCEGLVNYALGIEGVEVAVFFRELADRRWRVSLRSKGAVDVSNVASRFGGGGHFCASGCALEGPVSVAAERILAQLRLQRRTSGSDTKLSRIDEQT
- a CDS encoding glycosyltransferase family 39 protein, translated to MTSDAGGEHLTEAGVVAPGRSRGRAWSEVATLAGFCAYLFFYGLGSFGLVGADEPRYAQIAREMLARHDWITPMLNGVPWLEKPALYYWSAIFSFKLFGVSDWAARVPSAAFATAMVAVIYGYMRRFRDSALDAALIAASFAAVIGFGRGASTDMPLAATMTIGMLAWFAWWETGHRLWLAGFYAMIALGTLAKGPVAPALSGATIVLFAFLCGRSWPEHASETRATGFRLIAKTLWIPGVLLFFAIALPWYFAVQRTTHQFFQVFILQHNLERFGTNLYRHQQPYWYYLPVFLLGVLPWTVCVIAAIVNALRQLRRGAYPELVTTSAARDPGFHSTGRERAWRVFLLLWIAVPLAVFTISRSKLPGYILPSIPPSALLVADWLRARSQERASAWLLAAHSVICGLLLGGTLLAPYFIVRTHPPALAITIAGIAAAVIAFAMVLTLRWQVLRVLRFVTLVPVVLGLAFVLRLSAPLVDRTQSSRPVAEELARLGASGPQLAAFNITRETEYGLDFYRNQPVKRYERGEVPAADHLLIARSGSEPQLDAFLAGRRLSHVGSFAAQKLEIYWVSAGTVHHHHDE
- a CDS encoding zinc dependent phospholipase C family protein; translated protein: MRKPLFRAVSVLFLLLAATGISNAYSVLTHEQIVDLVWLDHIRPMLLKRFPGANEEQLRRAHAHAYGGCLIQDMGYYPFGNKQFSDITHYVRSGDFIMYLLKDSQDIDEYAFALGALSHYVSDVWGHPAVNQAVAIRFPKLQRKYGSLVTYAEDPKEHIRTEFGFDVVQVAKNRYTSDAYHDFIGFEVAKPLLERAFVDTFGLELTDIFNNEDRTIGSYRRAVSKTIPTLTKAALVTRRQRMMQEDPTLSKKKFLYYLSRSQYERDWGGNYQHIGFGARLVAFFVKLLPKVWWLRAAKITDPTPETENLYLKSVGDTVEHMIAALKDAQAGKLHLENRDFDTGKPTTPGEYSLTDGAYAMLVHKLAARNFDHLTPDLRANILQFYGDLSAPLDTKRRPDDWKELLVNLQKLKTAEAGQNH
- a CDS encoding DUF503 domain-containing protein, with product MIAFLTLELRIEAAHSLKDKRQVVRSLKDRLRAGFNVAVAELEQNDLWQRATIGVVSISSSRDYLRGLLENVERSATRIANNAGAEVTDSFIEYF
- a CDS encoding N-acetyltransferase gives rise to the protein MEILDLRHFSSADLRPLLDEEAKLWSKLLAWDYGSSTEMILRYIDARILPGYAALEKGRICGYSFFVYEGSKGVIGDLFVEGDNGRYSTPSEHPVETRLLAHVIETLQQSPGIHRIEAQLLMHPTGAVARPFQEDGFRRHPRLFMVLPVAANGKNGQGKPPAAPGGFEIRRWSEQDYQSAAAVITAAYRGHIDSEINDQYRTVAGSLRFLNNIVRFPGCGQFDAGSSFVAYHRASRTPVGLILCSRVKNDVGHITQVCVLPEHRGKGVGEALLAANLQDLKRRRFSMLSLTVTEANKSAVELYKRLGYHIERVFDAFVWEG
- a CDS encoding DNA alkylation repair protein; protein product: MAAHIRRVLVDGASAPHSEEVQRFFKEEVASRGWYTAELRRVAYRFHRVLLKEHGLDYLVSVADRLYRGRVLEEKVMAVMLLEKSVSDCGPRQFRLFDQWLDRVSSWAEHDALIHYLIGPMIANQPARARFVLQWARSRNRWRRRASAVALIRGARRRMFHQEIARLSEMLLEDEDDMVQKGLGWLLREYAKFDPAHAVKLLMKLRARSPRLVLRTACETLEPKIKAKVLAKGAAGP
- a CDS encoding Xaa-Pro peptidase family protein: MVSRREVMRLGAVAAGATLLPVEPRADETTTQPASIQALKSMKDQVRPITADERRLRIERARALMAANKLDAIFMIGGSSLVYFAGVSWWNSERLGALILPAKGEPLFVAPAFEEERLREQLSKGPFSGKTTDVRTWQEDEDPYRLVAQGLRDRGLSSGTLGMEERVTFVFSNGVAQAVPALKIVSATPVSAGCRMVKSAHELELMKVANQATWTVYRAVYQAMKPGMTQHDVGALIAAAYGRIGFRGDAFVQVGEYTALPHGSITPQVIGEGTPILIDGGCKVEGYESDITRTWVLGKATDKQKRVFEIVQRAQQAALAAAKPGLACEAVDAAARRLITGAGYGPEYKFFTHRLGHGIGLDGHEWPYLVRGNALPMVAGMSFSDEPGIYIRGEFGVRLEDDMHITENGAELFSTPSPSIERPFG
- the rbfA gene encoding 30S ribosome-binding factor RbfA — encoded protein: MERRNAQHHYDRLGETLREEISAMIEGELTDPRIGLATVTEVKMSPDGKAAHISVSVSGDDKEIEQTLLGLNAARSYIRRQLLDRLRIRHAPDLFFHLDRSQQYETRIDELLRRVKKRSQ
- a CDS encoding DUF6677 family protein; translated protein: MAASKPDVERSGSVAEPNTVMAVVAPALGWLIPGAGHLLQKRWIRGLLLMVSVLAMFVIGLLMEGKLYAPNTGDILDVLGFIGDVGAGSLYIVSKGLDYGTGNIARATADYGTKYLIVAGLLNIISAVDAYHIAIGKKQ
- a CDS encoding Xaa-Pro peptidase family protein; its protein translation is MNLSAIQAALREQKIDAWLFYDHHHRDGIAYRVLGLPEHLMVTRRWYYVVPAQGEPRKLVHRIEAGHLDSLPGTKREYSGWQELFENLKSMLAPYRTIAMQYSPNNIVFTVSLVDAGTVELVRSFDKNIVSSADLVSRFEATFTDEQIESHFAAGKKVDAITAAAFQEIGRRVRNGGTNEFDIQKFFAEGFQREDLVTDDLPIVAVNSNASNPHYGPSAEHHSAIREGDLVLLDVWAKQNKPGAVYYDITWMGFVGKAASDKQREVFEVVKKARDAGVEKVKTAISAGQKIAGWEVDKATRDVIENAGYGRYFIHRTGHSIATEVHGNGANMDNLEIHDERQILPNTCFSVEPGIYLPDFGVRSEVNVMVRQGKADVTGKIQRELVII